A window of the Sphingobium sp. CAP-1 genome harbors these coding sequences:
- a CDS encoding ArsR/SmtB family transcription factor, whose protein sequence is MESDQAIDILGALAHPTRLALFRLLATNADDAMAAGRIAEQLGIAPSTLSHHLSALERPGLIRCTRQQRHLLYAVNPPVIRGLVTFLTDQCCGGRPELCGGPAGQSAA, encoded by the coding sequence ATGGAATCAGATCAGGCCATCGACATCCTCGGAGCGCTGGCGCACCCCACCCGACTGGCATTGTTTCGCCTGCTCGCAACGAATGCGGACGACGCCATGGCCGCCGGCCGGATTGCCGAGCAACTGGGCATCGCCCCATCCACCCTTTCCCATCATCTTTCGGCGCTGGAACGGCCGGGCCTCATCCGATGCACCCGCCAGCAGCGCCACCTGCTGTACGCCGTCAACCCGCCGGTGATTCGCGGCCTCGTGACCTTTCTGACCGATCAATGCTGCGGCGGCCGGCCAGAACTGTGCGGCGGCCCTGCCGGGCAGAGCGCGGCATGA
- the accC gene encoding acetyl-CoA carboxylase biotin carboxylase subunit, whose product MAIEKLLIANRGEIALRIHRACHEMGIKTVAVHSTADADAMHVRLADEAICIGPPAAKDSYLNIAAIISAAEISGADAIHPGYGFLSENAKFAEIVEAHGLAFVGPKPEHIRTMGDKIEAKRTAGALGLPLVPGSDGAVSDVDEARAIAEKAGYPVIIKAASGGGGRGMKVCTSPDDLETLMQQAGSEAKAAFGDATVYIEKYLGNPRHIEIQIFGDGNGNAIHLGERDCSLQRRHQKVLEEAPSPVLSAAERERIGGICARAMADMGYRGAGTIEFLWENGEFYFIEMNTRLQVEHPVTEMITGLDLVREQIRVAEGRPLSVTQEELVFSGHAIECRINAEDPRSFAPSPGTVTSYHVPGGMHVRVDSGLYQGYKVPPYYDSMIGKLIVYGRTREGAIMRLKRALEEYVIEGMKTTIPLHQALLNDPDFLNGDYTIKWLEEWLARQEQA is encoded by the coding sequence ATGGCCATCGAAAAGCTGCTGATCGCCAACCGTGGCGAGATCGCGCTCCGCATCCACCGCGCCTGCCATGAAATGGGCATCAAGACGGTGGCGGTCCATTCGACCGCCGACGCCGACGCCATGCATGTGCGCCTGGCCGATGAGGCAATTTGCATCGGGCCGCCCGCGGCCAAGGACAGCTATCTCAACATCGCCGCGATCATTTCGGCGGCGGAGATCAGCGGCGCCGACGCGATTCATCCAGGCTATGGCTTCCTGTCGGAAAACGCCAAGTTCGCCGAAATCGTGGAAGCGCACGGGCTGGCCTTTGTCGGTCCCAAGCCCGAACATATCCGTACCATGGGCGACAAGATCGAGGCGAAGCGCACCGCCGGCGCGCTCGGCCTGCCGCTCGTCCCCGGTTCGGACGGCGCGGTCAGCGATGTCGATGAAGCCAGGGCGATCGCCGAAAAGGCCGGCTATCCGGTCATCATCAAGGCGGCATCGGGCGGCGGCGGGCGCGGCATGAAAGTCTGCACCTCGCCCGACGATCTGGAAACGCTGATGCAGCAGGCCGGGTCGGAAGCGAAAGCCGCATTCGGCGACGCGACCGTCTATATCGAAAAATATCTCGGCAATCCGCGCCACATCGAAATTCAGATATTCGGCGACGGCAATGGCAACGCCATTCATCTGGGCGAACGCGACTGCTCGCTCCAGCGCCGCCACCAGAAGGTGCTGGAGGAAGCCCCCTCCCCGGTGCTGTCAGCGGCCGAGCGCGAACGGATCGGCGGCATCTGCGCCAGGGCGATGGCCGACATGGGCTATCGCGGTGCCGGCACGATCGAGTTTCTGTGGGAAAATGGCGAATTCTATTTCATCGAGATGAACACCCGGCTTCAGGTGGAGCATCCGGTGACGGAGATGATCACCGGCCTCGATCTGGTGCGTGAACAGATTCGCGTCGCCGAAGGCCGTCCGCTGTCGGTCACGCAGGAGGAGCTGGTCTTTTCCGGTCATGCGATCGAATGTCGCATCAACGCCGAAGACCCCAGGAGCTTCGCGCCATCGCCGGGGACCGTCACCAGCTATCATGTGCCAGGCGGGATGCATGTCCGCGTCGATAGCGGCCTGTATCAGGGCTATAAGGTGCCGCCCTATTATGACAGCATGATCGGCAAGCTGATCGTCTATGGCCGCACCCGCGAAGGCGCGATCATGCGCCTGAAGCGCGCGCTGGAGGAATATGTGATCGAAGGGATGAAAACCACCATCCCGCTGCATCAGGCATTGCTGAACGATCCCGACTTCCTCAACGGTGACTATACGATCAAATGGCTGGAAGAATGGCTGGCCCGGCAGGAACAAGCCTGA
- the accB gene encoding acetyl-CoA carboxylase biotin carboxyl carrier protein, with translation MTDKQEKGAMQVDVQLVRDLAALLDDTNLTEIEVEDGDRKIRVARKVGGAPAAVYAPVAAPVATAPAAAPAAPAAAEPAVPAGTVIKSPIVGTAYLSAEPGAAPFARVGAQVKAGETILIVEAMKVMNAIPAPSGGTVKAVLVDNGQPVEYDQPLIVIE, from the coding sequence ATGACCGACAAACAAGAAAAGGGCGCAATGCAGGTGGATGTGCAACTCGTGCGCGATCTCGCGGCGCTGCTCGACGACACCAACCTGACCGAAATCGAGGTTGAGGACGGCGACCGCAAGATCCGCGTCGCCCGCAAGGTGGGTGGCGCGCCTGCCGCCGTCTATGCCCCGGTCGCCGCGCCTGTCGCCACAGCGCCTGCCGCAGCGCCAGCAGCCCCGGCCGCAGCCGAACCCGCAGTCCCGGCCGGCACCGTCATCAAGTCGCCGATCGTGGGCACCGCCTATCTGTCGGCCGAACCGGGCGCAGCACCGTTCGCGCGCGTCGGCGCGCAGGTCAAGGCCGGCGAAACCATCCTGATCGTCGAAGCGATGAAGGTCATGAACGCGATCCCCGCGCCGTCGGGCGGCACGGTCAAGGCGGTGCTGGTCGATAATGGCCAGCCGGTCGAATATGACCAGCCGCTGATCGTCATCGAATAA
- the aroQ gene encoding type II 3-dehydroquinate dehydratase, whose protein sequence is MADTRKIYVLNGPNLNMLGTREPEIYGYDTLDDIAERMEDAANRAHVDIEFRQSNHEGHLVDWLQEAHAEGAHAVIINPGAYTHTSIALYDAIKGITVPVIEIHLSNPHAREPFRHKSYVGMAAKGTIAGFGPMSYMLALEAALEL, encoded by the coding sequence ATGGCCGACACACGCAAAATCTATGTGCTGAACGGGCCAAACCTCAACATGCTGGGTACGCGCGAGCCGGAGATTTACGGCTATGACACGCTGGACGACATTGCCGAGCGGATGGAGGACGCCGCCAACCGCGCCCATGTCGACATCGAGTTCCGCCAGTCCAACCATGAAGGCCATCTGGTCGACTGGTTGCAGGAAGCCCATGCGGAAGGCGCCCATGCCGTCATCATCAACCCCGGCGCCTATACCCATACGTCGATCGCGCTATATGACGCGATCAAGGGCATTACCGTCCCGGTGATCGAAATTCACCTGTCAAACCCGCACGCGCGCGAGCCTTTCCGCCACAAAAGCTATGTCGGCATGGCGGCGAAAGGCACGATCGCGGGCTTCGGCCCCATGTCTTATATGCTGGCGCTGGAAGCCGCGCTGGAACTGTGA
- the thiS gene encoding sulfur carrier protein ThiS, which produces MSIDGTISIHINGEHRRVRDGLTLADLASELGFVPEKVAVERNLEVVPRSTLAQVRVEDGDELEIVHFVGGGDVVSQADDSWTVAGKTFRSRLIVGTGKYKSFEQNAAALAASGAEIVTVAVRRVNVSDPNAPMLTDYIDPKKITYLPNTAGCFTGEDAIRTLRLAREAGGWDLVKLEVLGEARTLYPDMVETLRATEILAKEGFKPMVYCVDDPIAAKRLEDAGAVAIMPLGAPIGSGLGIQNRVTIRLIVEGTKLPVLVDAGVGTASEAAEAMELGCTGVLMNTAIAEAKDPVLMAAAMKAGVEAGRMAYRAGRMGKRLYADPSSPLAGLI; this is translated from the coding sequence GTGAGCATAGACGGCACCATCTCCATCCACATCAATGGCGAGCATCGCCGCGTTCGCGACGGGCTGACGCTGGCGGATCTGGCGAGCGAACTGGGTTTCGTGCCGGAAAAGGTGGCAGTGGAGCGCAATCTGGAAGTCGTGCCGCGGTCCACGCTGGCGCAGGTCCGGGTCGAGGATGGCGACGAGTTGGAGATCGTCCACTTTGTCGGCGGCGGGGACGTAGTGTCGCAGGCCGACGATAGCTGGACCGTCGCGGGCAAGACTTTCCGGTCACGCCTGATCGTGGGCACCGGCAAATATAAGAGTTTCGAGCAGAATGCCGCCGCGCTGGCGGCGTCGGGGGCCGAGATCGTCACGGTCGCTGTGCGCCGCGTCAATGTCAGCGATCCGAACGCGCCGATGCTGACCGACTATATCGACCCGAAGAAAATCACCTATCTGCCCAACACCGCCGGCTGCTTCACCGGCGAGGATGCGATCCGCACGCTGCGGCTGGCGCGCGAGGCGGGCGGCTGGGATCTGGTGAAGCTGGAGGTGCTGGGTGAGGCGCGCACCCTCTATCCCGACATGGTGGAAACGCTACGCGCGACCGAGATCCTCGCCAAGGAAGGCTTCAAGCCGATGGTCTATTGTGTCGATGATCCGATTGCGGCCAAGCGGCTGGAGGATGCGGGCGCGGTGGCGATCATGCCGCTGGGCGCGCCGATCGGATCGGGCCTGGGCATCCAGAACCGGGTGACGATCCGCCTGATCGTGGAGGGCACGAAGCTGCCGGTGCTGGTCGACGCAGGCGTGGGTACGGCGTCGGAGGCAGCCGAGGCGATGGAACTGGGCTGTACCGGCGTCCTCATGAACACCGCCATTGCCGAGGCCAAAGACCCGGTGCTGATGGCCGCCGCGATGAAGGCGGGCGTGGAAGCGGGCCGCATGGCCTATCGCGCCGGGCGCATGGGCAAGCGCCTCTACGCCGATCCGTCCAGCCCGCTGGCGGGGCTGATCTGA
- a CDS encoding 5'-nucleotidase, lipoprotein e(P4) family, translating into MRARLLVLGSMAALAACSAERPAAIPAPPVSPPATNPPAGMQYLYGSGEAAALSAQVYRALVGYAAAMVKARPTDSVVLAEGATLAAPTFAPCGDKPFAAMFDVDETVMLNTGFEYHDARTGKGYDAAAWDAWEKTGEGAVGPVPGADRALAALRAMGVTVVFNTNRSAANADATVRAIRAAGLGEAVHGQTLFLSGDDAMGSRKDGRRATIAARYCVIAMGGDQLGDFSDLFNGAGQSVRARRAATMQAPIAGLWGNGWFVLPNPVYGSGLKGGFDEVFPADTRWTAPVK; encoded by the coding sequence ATGCGGGCGCGGCTGCTCGTGCTTGGATCGATGGCGGCGCTGGCCGCCTGTTCGGCCGAGCGGCCCGCCGCCATCCCCGCGCCGCCTGTTTCTCCACCGGCCACCAATCCCCCTGCGGGAATGCAATATCTCTACGGTTCCGGCGAAGCGGCGGCGCTGTCGGCGCAGGTCTATCGGGCGTTGGTCGGCTATGCCGCCGCCATGGTGAAGGCGCGGCCGACCGATAGCGTAGTGTTGGCCGAGGGCGCGACGCTGGCTGCCCCGACATTCGCGCCATGCGGCGACAAGCCCTTCGCCGCTATGTTCGATGTGGACGAAACGGTGATGCTCAACACTGGTTTCGAATATCATGACGCCCGGACCGGCAAGGGCTATGACGCCGCCGCCTGGGACGCATGGGAAAAGACGGGCGAAGGCGCGGTCGGCCCGGTGCCGGGCGCCGACAGGGCGCTGGCCGCGCTGCGCGCCATGGGCGTGACGGTGGTGTTCAACACGAATCGATCCGCCGCCAATGCCGACGCCACGGTGCGGGCGATCCGGGCGGCGGGGCTGGGCGAGGCGGTGCATGGCCAGACTTTATTCCTGAGCGGGGACGATGCCATGGGATCGCGCAAGGATGGCCGCCGGGCGACGATCGCCGCGCGCTATTGCGTCATCGCCATGGGCGGCGACCAGTTGGGCGACTTTTCCGACCTGTTCAATGGTGCCGGTCAGAGCGTGCGGGCGCGTCGCGCCGCGACGATGCAGGCGCCGATCGCGGGCCTGTGGGGCAATGGCTGGTTCGTGCTGCCCAACCCCGTTTATGGCAGCGGCCTGAAGGGCGGCTTCGACGAGGTCTTTCCCGCTGACACAAGATGGACCGCGCCAGTAAAGTGA
- a CDS encoding HIT family protein encodes MSLDGTYDEANIFALILQGKIPATKLYEDDDTFAFLDIMPQTRGHALVISKWSKARNLLEMEDEALAQVMATVKKVATAIREALNPDGIQIAQFNGAPAGQTIFHLHVHILPRWEGDPKGFVAHGHGGQADVAQLQALADEIRAHL; translated from the coding sequence ATGAGCCTCGACGGCACCTATGACGAAGCCAATATCTTCGCGCTGATCCTCCAGGGGAAAATCCCGGCGACCAAACTCTATGAGGATGACGACACCTTCGCCTTCCTCGACATCATGCCGCAGACGCGGGGTCATGCGCTGGTCATTTCCAAATGGTCGAAGGCGCGCAACCTGCTGGAGATGGAGGATGAAGCGCTGGCGCAGGTGATGGCGACGGTGAAGAAGGTCGCCACCGCGATCCGCGAGGCGTTGAACCCCGACGGCATCCAGATCGCGCAGTTCAACGGCGCGCCGGCGGGGCAGACCATTTTCCACCTGCATGTCCATATCCTGCCGCGCTGGGAGGGCGATCCCAAGGGCTTTGTCGCCCACGGCCATGGCGGACAGGCGGATGTGGCGCAATTGCAAGCCCTGGCGGACGAGATTCGCGCGCACCTGTGA
- a CDS encoding glycosyltransferase family 4 protein — translation MALRPFQAPGARLALRSKRASRQLPGARGDSEVILDISRLLSRCFHPSPTGIDRVEYVYARELLDRMPDRLAFAAVHPAGGYYGRLNNAAVRQFLAFTAAKWRNAGATAGGEGKAAAIRHMFATRPRPVPRAAGPRVYLQVSPHHLDDHEQVRAILRAEGAKLVTLVHDVIPLSHPEYARPQGAEEHLRRVRTIDSFASGIIGNSQATIDALVPHMRRGLDGRAIRVAHFGADAPDIFGTSADDLPQRPYFVYISTIEPRKNHLLLLNLWRRLVERLGDAAPALVLIGRRGWENENVIDMLDRAEALRDHVIEAGEVSDNRMQALVAHARAMLMPSFAEGFGMPVVEALAAAVPVICSDISAHREVGGDAPDYLDPLDGLGWMRAIEAYSQSDSPERAAQLARIAMWRAPTWPAYFDIVTDLIEEVTASVP, via the coding sequence ATGGCTTTGCGTCCTTTCCAAGCGCCCGGCGCGCGTCTGGCCCTGCGGTCCAAGCGGGCCAGCCGGCAATTGCCGGGCGCGCGGGGCGATAGCGAAGTCATTCTGGACATATCGCGGCTGCTGTCCCGCTGCTTCCATCCGTCGCCGACCGGGATCGACCGGGTCGAATATGTTTATGCCCGCGAATTGCTGGACCGAATGCCGGATCGGCTGGCCTTTGCGGCGGTCCATCCCGCCGGGGGCTATTATGGGCGGTTGAACAATGCTGCCGTGCGCCAGTTTCTGGCCTTCACCGCCGCCAAATGGCGCAATGCGGGGGCGACGGCCGGCGGCGAGGGGAAAGCGGCCGCCATCCGCCACATGTTCGCCACCCGTCCCCGACCGGTGCCGCGCGCTGCCGGACCACGCGTCTATCTGCAAGTGTCGCCGCACCATCTGGACGATCATGAGCAGGTCCGGGCAATCCTGCGCGCCGAGGGGGCGAAGCTGGTGACGCTGGTGCATGACGTTATCCCGTTGAGCCATCCTGAATATGCCCGGCCGCAGGGAGCGGAGGAGCATCTGCGCCGGGTGCGTACGATCGACAGCTTCGCCAGCGGCATCATCGGCAACAGTCAGGCGACGATCGACGCGCTGGTCCCGCATATGCGGCGCGGTCTTGACGGACGGGCGATCCGGGTTGCGCATTTCGGCGCGGACGCGCCCGATATTTTCGGCACCAGCGCGGACGACCTGCCGCAGCGCCCTTATTTCGTCTATATTTCCACCATCGAACCGCGCAAAAATCATCTGCTGCTGCTCAATCTCTGGCGGCGGCTGGTGGAGCGGCTGGGGGACGCGGCGCCGGCGTTGGTGCTGATCGGCCGGCGCGGCTGGGAAAATGAGAATGTGATCGACATGCTGGATCGCGCCGAGGCGCTGCGCGACCATGTGATCGAGGCGGGCGAGGTGTCCGACAACCGGATGCAGGCGCTGGTCGCTCATGCGCGTGCGATGCTGATGCCGTCGTTCGCCGAAGGATTCGGGATGCCGGTGGTGGAGGCGCTGGCGGCCGCTGTGCCGGTGATTTGCAGCGATATCAGCGCGCATCGTGAGGTGGGCGGCGATGCGCCCGATTATCTCGATCCGCTCGACGGGCTGGGCTGGATGCGCGCGATCGAGGCCTATAGCCAGTCGGATTCGCCGGAACGTGCGGCCCAACTGGCGCGCATCGCGATGTGGCGTGCGCCGACCTGGCCCGCTTATTTCGACATCGTCACCGATCTGATCGAAGAAGTAACAGCTTCTGTTCCTTGA
- a CDS encoding capsular polysaccharide export protein, LipB/KpsS family: MALPPFLRSPPFPGIASSMAAVSVPLAPGVVAEPVDDAVIDMIAQARVGGDYWGHRPVGVRIVVRAGLSVDGRRLAGLMPEEIGIVPGDDVTVLQGRLMPVGCDPWTLVAGARGVHAGAEDDLALVAELLGVPVFGHDGERIEPARLRAILRQRIAAATYRDPFTGASVDAAQAVAQLADWRRHIDGNRGIAAASGMAFWKREAMRHFLWDGTRAPPFLSPPLGLRRAKQERGALAIWPSRVPVALPQEAAGQGVPVARVEDGFLRSRGLGAALHPPGSVVVDRTGIYYNARAANDLESLLATQDFPPALVDRARRLRTRICATGVTKYGPEAGRMIGLPEGRRTVLAVGQVEDDLSVRLGGAGIDGNLDFLARVRRAEPDAWIVYRPHPDVQAGHRKGHLSDAAVLAHADVVDTGAPLMELVQAVDEVHVLSSLTGFEALMRGRSVTVHGMPFYAGWGLTRDLAKSTGRRGRPLSVDQLVAGALILYPRYIDPVTRLPCGPEVMVDRMASGSTQPVTWLIRLRMLQGKLRRFMTLSAEFLHG, translated from the coding sequence ATGGCGTTGCCGCCTTTCCTGCGATCCCCGCCCTTTCCCGGCATTGCGTCGTCGATGGCGGCTGTGAGCGTTCCGCTTGCGCCGGGAGTCGTGGCCGAGCCGGTCGATGACGCGGTCATCGACATGATTGCGCAGGCGCGGGTCGGGGGTGATTATTGGGGGCATCGCCCCGTTGGTGTGCGGATCGTCGTGCGAGCGGGCCTGTCCGTCGATGGCAGGAGGCTCGCGGGGCTGATGCCGGAGGAAATCGGTATCGTGCCGGGGGACGACGTAACCGTCCTGCAAGGGCGGCTGATGCCGGTCGGCTGCGATCCATGGACTTTGGTGGCCGGCGCGCGCGGCGTCCATGCCGGAGCGGAGGATGATCTGGCGCTCGTCGCCGAGCTGCTGGGCGTGCCGGTGTTCGGTCATGATGGCGAGCGAATCGAACCGGCCCGGTTGCGCGCGATCTTGCGACAACGCATTGCGGCGGCGACCTATCGCGATCCCTTTACCGGCGCATCTGTCGATGCGGCGCAGGCGGTCGCGCAACTGGCCGACTGGCGGCGGCATATAGACGGCAATCGCGGTATCGCGGCGGCCAGCGGCATGGCCTTCTGGAAGCGAGAGGCGATGCGCCATTTCCTGTGGGACGGAACGCGCGCGCCACCCTTCCTGTCGCCGCCGCTGGGGCTGCGGCGGGCGAAGCAGGAGCGTGGTGCGCTGGCGATCTGGCCTTCCCGCGTGCCGGTGGCGTTGCCGCAGGAAGCCGCGGGGCAGGGCGTGCCGGTCGCGCGGGTGGAGGACGGGTTCCTGCGATCGCGCGGGCTGGGCGCGGCGTTGCATCCGCCCGGCTCCGTCGTGGTCGACCGGACCGGCATCTATTATAACGCGCGCGCCGCCAATGATCTGGAAAGTCTGCTCGCGACGCAGGATTTCCCGCCGGCGCTGGTCGACCGCGCCCGGCGGCTGCGCACCCGCATCTGCGCCACCGGCGTAACCAAATATGGGCCGGAAGCGGGACGGATGATCGGTCTGCCGGAAGGACGGCGCACGGTTCTGGCGGTGGGGCAGGTGGAGGATGACCTGTCGGTGCGGCTGGGCGGCGCGGGGATCGACGGCAATCTCGATTTCCTGGCGCGGGTGCGCCGCGCCGAACCCGACGCCTGGATTGTCTATCGTCCCCATCCCGACGTTCAGGCCGGCCATCGCAAGGGCCATCTTTCCGACGCGGCGGTGCTGGCCCATGCCGATGTCGTCGACACCGGGGCGCCGCTGATGGAACTGGTGCAGGCGGTGGATGAGGTGCATGTCCTCTCTTCCCTGACCGGGTTCGAGGCGCTGATGCGCGGGCGGTCCGTCACCGTCCATGGGATGCCCTTCTATGCCGGATGGGGGCTGACGCGCGATCTGGCCAAATCAACTGGCCGACGCGGGCGTCCACTCAGCGTGGATCAGCTTGTCGCCGGAGCCCTCATTCTCTATCCTCGCTATATCGATCCGGTGACGCGGCTGCCTTGTGGCCCGGAAGTGATGGTGGATCGAATGGCAAGCGGATCGACGCAGCCGGTGACATGGCTCATCCGGTTGCGGATGCTACAGGGGAAGTTGCGCCGATTTATGACCTTGTCTGCCGAGTTCCTGCATGGCTGA
- a CDS encoding capsule biosynthesis protein gives MAEAPAKTFLFLQGPHGPYFAMLAGELRARGHHALRININGGDKADWPEEATDYRGTFRNWPLFFDDFIVNHGVTDLILYGDCRPYHTSAHGMARLRNVRVHVVEEGYIRPDFLTLQDEGVNGNSRLPLDPQWYWDQAAGLPDQPDDLPQVPSTFKARARNTMRNGLASALMRLYFPFYRTHRPHSFVMESAAWTWKLVRKHRDVRRAREEWERIGGRPFFALPLQLNSDYQIRVHSPFGNMRAALRFVIKSFARHAPPDVLLVVKRHPLDPGLVGWDRLIRRLATHYGVGDRVIYLADWDIAEVVQKSLGVVTVNSTVGTLALNGGKSVVVLGHAVYKVPGMVHTAGLDSFWSAPAPADMALYSAFRRVLIDKCLIRGGLLSKEGLDMLVCNAADRLVPAEREKMVCALAPVLPLLNACDDAA, from the coding sequence ATGGCTGAAGCGCCTGCCAAAACATTTCTTTTCCTACAGGGGCCGCATGGTCCTTATTTCGCGATGCTGGCAGGGGAGTTGCGGGCGCGGGGGCATCATGCGCTTCGGATCAACATCAATGGCGGCGACAAGGCCGACTGGCCCGAAGAGGCGACCGATTATCGCGGCACATTCCGCAACTGGCCGCTGTTTTTTGACGATTTCATCGTCAATCATGGTGTCACCGACCTGATCCTCTATGGCGACTGCCGACCCTATCACACATCGGCGCATGGCATGGCCCGGCTGCGCAACGTGCGTGTTCATGTTGTCGAAGAAGGCTATATCCGACCGGATTTTCTGACCTTGCAGGACGAAGGGGTGAACGGCAATTCGCGCCTGCCACTGGACCCGCAATGGTATTGGGACCAGGCGGCGGGCTTGCCCGACCAGCCCGACGATCTGCCGCAAGTGCCGTCGACCTTCAAGGCGCGTGCGCGCAACACCATGCGCAACGGTCTGGCGTCGGCGCTGATGCGGCTCTATTTCCCCTTCTACCGCACCCATCGGCCGCACAGTTTCGTCATGGAATCGGCGGCCTGGACGTGGAAGCTGGTGCGCAAGCATCGCGATGTCCGTCGGGCGCGCGAAGAATGGGAACGGATCGGGGGGCGTCCGTTCTTCGCCCTGCCGCTTCAGCTCAATTCCGACTATCAGATCCGCGTCCACTCCCCGTTCGGCAATATGCGCGCCGCCCTGCGCTTTGTGATCAAGAGCTTTGCCCGACATGCCCCCCCGGATGTGCTGCTGGTGGTCAAGCGGCATCCGCTCGACCCCGGCCTGGTGGGCTGGGACCGGCTGATCCGGCGGCTGGCGACGCATTATGGCGTGGGCGACCGGGTGATCTATCTGGCCGACTGGGACATTGCCGAGGTCGTGCAGAAGTCGTTGGGGGTCGTGACCGTCAACAGCACGGTCGGCACGCTGGCCCTGAATGGCGGCAAGTCGGTGGTGGTGCTGGGCCATGCGGTCTATAAGGTGCCGGGTATGGTTCATACCGCCGGGCTGGACAGTTTCTGGTCCGCGCCGGCGCCAGCCGATATGGCGCTCTATTCCGCCTTTCGCCGTGTCCTGATCGACAAATGTCTGATTCGGGGCGGCTTGCTGTCGAAAGAAGGGCTGGACATGCTGGTATGCAACGCGGCCGATCGGTTGGTGCCGGCAGAGCGCGAGAAGATGGTGTGTGCGCTTGCGCCTGTGCTTCCTCTATTGAACGCTTGCGATGATGCGGCCTGA
- a CDS encoding ABC transporter ATP-binding protein — MIRFENVSKAYEGRGFHNLVLFNLNFTIPKGVSLGICGANGAGKSTLMRLLAGAESPTSGKITRTMSTSWPIGYTSAFQSSLSGADNARFIARIYGRNVRELQDFVENFAELGPYFHQPLNTYSAGMIARLAFGVSLAIKFECYLIDEVTAAGDERFRVRSEKALAERREESTLIMVSHVPETLRTYCSLGAVLYNGQLSFYDTIDEAIEIHMYNQHALSTDRAMLGPAG; from the coding sequence ATGATTCGGTTCGAAAATGTCAGCAAGGCCTATGAAGGGCGCGGATTTCACAATCTGGTCCTGTTCAATCTGAATTTCACCATTCCCAAGGGAGTCAGCTTGGGAATTTGCGGTGCGAATGGTGCCGGCAAATCGACACTGATGCGGCTGCTGGCGGGCGCGGAATCGCCGACGAGCGGCAAAATCACCAGAACCATGTCGACATCCTGGCCGATCGGCTACACGAGCGCCTTTCAGTCCAGCCTCAGCGGCGCGGATAATGCCCGTTTCATTGCTCGCATTTATGGCAGGAATGTCCGGGAGTTACAGGATTTCGTCGAGAATTTCGCGGAACTTGGTCCCTATTTCCATCAGCCTCTCAACACTTATTCCGCCGGTATGATCGCTCGTCTGGCGTTTGGCGTTTCCCTGGCGATCAAGTTCGAATGCTATCTGATCGACGAAGTGACGGCGGCTGGTGACGAACGCTTTCGTGTTCGCAGTGAAAAGGCGCTGGCTGAGCGTCGCGAGGAATCGACTCTCATCATGGTGTCACATGTTCCCGAAACACTCCGCACTTATTGTTCGCTCGGCGCGGTTCTTTATAATGGCCAGTTGAGTTTTTACGATACGATCGACGAAGCCATTGAAATACATATGTACAACCAACATGCCCTGTCCACGGATAGAGCGATGTTGGGGCCGGCAGGCTGA